ATACATCTTTGCCTTCTTCGGGAGTAATAAATCCATAACCTTTTTCGTTACTGAACCACTTTACTGTTCCTTTCATACTGGTAAAACCTCCTTTTTTAAATTTGCAGTCAATAGAGGGATAAAAAAACGCAAGGGAGATAGAA
This genomic window from Candidatus Kaelpia imicola contains:
- a CDS encoding cold shock domain-containing protein; protein product: MKGTVKWFSNEKGYGFITPEEGKDV